The Humulus lupulus chromosome 4, drHumLupu1.1, whole genome shotgun sequence genome has a window encoding:
- the LOC133831362 gene encoding uncharacterized protein LOC133831362 has protein sequence MEIVRRPSHAGSWYSDNPKKLAEELEGWLRESGLAKSPEVRGVIAPHAGYSYSGRAAAYAFGNIDPTSITRVFLLGPSHHYYTPKCALSMASVYKTPIGDLPVDLEVIEELKATGKFEQMNIRVDEAEHSMEMHLPYLAKVFEGHPVKVVPILVGAVNAENEAMYGQLLAKYVDDPQNFFSVSSDFCHWGSRFSYTYYDKKHGPIYKSIEGLDKMGMDIIETRDPDAFTNYLLEYDNTICGRHPISVFLHMLRGCSTKIKINFLRYEQSSQCKSMRDSSVSYASAAAKVVP, from the exons ATGGAGATCGTAAGAAGGCCATCGCATGCTGGTTCTTGGTACTCCGATAATC CAAAAAAGTTAGCGGAAGAACTTGAAGGGTGGCTGAGAGAATCTGGACTAGCTAAATCTCCAGAAGTACGGGGTGTTATTGCTCC GCATGCTGGCTATTCCTATTCTGGCCGTGCTGCTGCCTATGCATTTGGAAATATTGATCCGACGAGCAT TACTCGGGTGTTCCTTCTTGGTCCATCTCATCACTATTACACCCCAAAATGTGCTCTATCAATGGCTTCAGTTTACAAGACGCCCATTGGGGACCTGCCTGTTGATTTGGAAG TTATTGAGGAGTTAAAGGCTACTGGAAAATTTGAACAAATGAATATTCGTGTTGATGAGGCTGAACATAGCATGGAAATGCATTTGCCTTATCTTGCCAAAGTTTTTGAGGG GCACCCTGTCAAAGTGGTACCAATTTTAGTAGGTGCTGTTAATGCAGAAAATGAAGCCATGTATGGACAGTTGCTTGCAAAATATGTGGATGATCCCCAAAATTTCTTTTCAGTATCTTCAGATTTCTGTCACTGGGGTTCTCG ATTTAGTTACACTTATTATGACAAGAAACATGGGCCTATATACAAATCTATTGAGGGTTTGGACAAGATGGGCATGGATATAATTGAAACAAGAGATCCAGATGCATTTACAAATTATCTGTTGGAGTATGACAATACCATCTGTGGTCGACATCCAATTAGTGTTTTTCTTCAT ATGCTGAGAGGTTGCTCAACAAAGATAAAGATAAATTTTCTCCGATATGAGCAGTCAAGTCAATGCAAGAGTATGAGAGACAGCAGCGTAAGTTATGCATCAGCAGCTGCAAAAGTAGTTCCTTGA